In Methanocella paludicola SANAE, the sequence GTAAATAAGCTCAGATTGGTATAGACTATCATACCGGAGGCTAAAACGTGAGGGACTGGGACGTCTGGCAAAGACACGAGAATTATAATTCTATCATAGCGTTAGCGTGCGAGCTGCCGAAGGAGACCATCGTAAGGCTCGAGAGCATCGGCCTGGTCGTCGACGACGGAAGTAAAAGCGCCGTTAAGGCCGACCAGCTATTCCTCATTCACGTCAGGGACCTTGATAAAAAGCTCTACTGGAGGAAGTACGACGAGTTCAAGGCGAAGTACAACGAAGAGCCCAGGCCAGTCCACCTCGAGGAGCTGCCGGAGCTCATTATCCGTTTCTTAGGCAACGTGAAGCCGGACCAGTGTATCGCGATCACTGACTTTACGCTGGACCTGCTGGGGAAGCAATAGCATTTATAGTACTTATTTTTCTCTTTAAAGCTTTTTTAGCATTTATTAATATGACTCTTCCGCGGTTTTGGGATGAATATTTTTTTATCCTTTTCTAGTTATGCCGTCGTTGAGTGGTCCAACCACAGAGGCACGGAGCGCACGGGAGTTTCACAGAGTTTTATTTTAATAATTTAAGACTCAGAGGGCTCAGAGGCCGGTTTATTAGTTTGCCTGGGGCACAGAGTTTATTGAGGCTCGGTTGACCAATAAACAATAATGCGGGTTTATCCTCGGCAGTGCCTCTTTCAACTCCGTGCCCCGGGAATGTTATAAACCCGTACTCCGTGGCCTCTGAGCCTCAATTATTAAAAAAATCTCCGTGAAGCTCTGCGCTCTCCGTGCCTCTGTGGTTGGACCACTCAACGACGGCATAACATAAAAACGAGCGAAGGCATCAGCCAAAGCAATATATCACCCCAAAAACGCACAAGAACCATTAATATTTTCAATGTTTATTAAGCCGCAATTCGCTATATCGTTAAATTATTAGACGGTCCTACGGATAAGCATCACGATAATGCCATTATCGACAGCGTTCTCTCCGGTATCTCCGAACGCATTAAGTAAAACAGGATATTGAGATCATTTACCCGAGCGCAGCAGCTTGCCCCTCTCGATGAGCTCCTTGACCTTCTGGCCGCCCTTGTGGCCTATGTCCTCGTAAAAGCTGCCGCCGTAGCGTTCCTTGGTGGTCTCCCCGCCGATCTTTCCGCCCTTGCGGCCGATCTCCTCGTAAAACCCTTCCCCATAACGCGCTTTTGTCTTTTCACCGCCCTTATGGCCGGCTTCCTTGACAGTCATTACTCCTTTGCCTTTATCCGCCATTTCCACACCTCTATGTAATGTCGAAAAAATCTGCCCTTCTGTCGGCTTTATGGATACACGGTAATGTAATTGGCATAGGGCATTCAATTTAACTAACGGATAACACGAGATTGCGCTTGAATTTTATAATATACTATATCCGCCTGACAGTTATGGTAAAAAACGCTTAAATCAATGTATAAAAAGAGGCAGGCTCACATCTTGAGCTCGATGAGGTCGGGAGAGAATCCGTAGCTCACTAAAAGCTTTTTTACTTCTTCCCGGTGGTCGCCCTGTAGCTCGATGCGGCCGTCCTTGATGGTGCCGCCGCAGGCGAATTTGGTCTTCAGCTTCTGGGAGAGTTCCTTGATGTTGACGTTCTTCGTATCGATGCCATCGATGATGGTCGTGATCTTCTTAAAACGCCGTGTGTTGGTATATACGCGAATTTTTTGGTTCTCCTTCGCCAGGTCCTCGCAAATGCAGAGGTCCGTGGGCAATCCACACTTATTGCAAACTTCCATATTATGTTCTCTAATATCACATTTATAAAGGCTGTATAAATATTTTTCATTCTGGGATGAACTTAAAGCCGCAATCTCTTGAAACGTCGTCCCCGTAATCCTCTTCCGGGTAGCGCTTACATATGTCGGGCTTATTATCGTGTATGGCGCACGAGAACGTGCCGTCCTTATTCTCGACGAGGTTTTTGCACGGGTTCCTTATCTGCAATTCCACGTTGCGGCCCTTGAAGTTCTTGATATCGGCCGAGACGCCGACGTGGGACTCCAGCCACCGCAGGTATTCCGTGAACTCGTAGTCGGTCACGCCGCCCACGTGCATGTCTATGCAGAAATCCCTGCAGCAATTCCCGCACTGCTTACAGCTTCCTGTTCGTTTCATTCAGTCTCGCTTCCTCTTTTCCTCGCCCGAGTACACTTTCCTCATCAGGTTCAGCCACCGCCGCCCGTCCTCCATTTTCGCCCTGTTCGCCTCTTCCTTGATGGATGGCTTCGGCATCGGGGCGTTGTAGAGCGTGTCGAGCGCCCGGTCCAGCCCCCTGGCCTCGGCGTACAGCGCCTGTGCCTCGGACTTCGCCATCTCTTCCCGGGAAATGCGATCGATGATCTCGCGGCGCTTACGCTTGACGGCCGATATGACACGGTCGACCTCCGCAATGTCCTCCGGAGTCAGCCGCCCGCGCTTCTTTGACATCTCAAAGACGAATGCCCTGAGAGGTATCCGCCCGCCGTCCGCCTCAAGCTCCGGCGGTATGGTCGCGCCGGCAAAGGCGAACTCCTTATCGAGCTTCAATAACAGGTTCTCCCGCTCGTACTTTGAGAGCTTCTCGTCGCTCATGGCCAGATACTATCTCACCATGACCGGCCTAAAATACTTTTCCGATTATCTTCTGGCCCTGCGCTCGTCGCCCGCGCCCAGCACGCCGCCCTCGCCGCACATCGGGCATGCCCTATCCCGATCCCGGCGCCGGCGCTCGACGGACTGAGCCTCAGGGTCATATTCGACGAGGTCAAAGGCCCTGTCCGCGCCCGAGAGCATGTCCATCAGCTCCTGGACTGCGATAGAGGCCACCGCCTCGTTCACGGGCACGCTTGAAGCCCCAGTGTCCCTGTCAGTAGCGGCCTCTCCGGAGCAACTGCTGCACCCGGTGATGCCGGGCAGGAGCACTCGTACCAGGCCGTACGGGCCGCCATTTTCCGCCTTAATTGCAGTGCGTGCCTCGATGCAGGGTATGAGGTATTTGAGCGATACGTCGGCGACAGCGGCCTTTAGCGCCTCATCCGACCCGCAATAAAATATCACGTCACAGTCCTTAAGATAGCTCCGGGCGCTGCGGGCGACATCGCTGACGTTGAAAGCGTCGATGTCCGCGGATATCTTCCTGAGCATCTTCTGCGCGGCCTTCGCGCGCCGCTTACCCGTTTCCATGCCGGTCACGCCGTCGTCCAGCAGGAGAAAATTCCTTACGCCCTGCCGGGCCAGCATAGAGCATATCTCCAGGCCGATCCCGTCCAGCCCGACAACGGCCACCCTTATGGACCCGGGACATGCGGCGGACGTTATCTCGCAAGAGGAGGCGCTCCGGTGCATGACGGCGTCCTTCATCCCGTTCCTGCCGAGTACGCTTATGCGGGCGCTCTCGGGCATGACGAGAGAGTCGTGGTCGCCGTCGTAGTCGCAGAATGAAAATCCGGCCTCACCGACCACGGCCATGGCAAAGCGCAGCCCGCACGAGCGGAGGAAACGCCCGTTCTCCAGGCCGTTCTCGATGTCGATCCACGAAAAGTTGGGCTCCCTTGAGCCAACATGGGTGTGCACTTCCACCACCAGGTCGCCTTTCAAGGCGGCCTCGGCCAGCACGGCCTCGATGAACTCGGCCCGGGGCGTCACCGTGATGCTGGACTGCTCGAACAGGTCTTCCTTCGCCGGTATGTGGAGCCCTCTCACGAAATAGTCACGATTCTTCCTGTCGGACCGGCTGCCGCAGCGGGCCACGGCATAGCCTTCCCTCGACAGGGATTCGGAAGCTTCGAACGCCTTCCGCATGAGCTCAAAAAGGGGCTGAGAGAAAATAAGCCGGACTGACCGGTCGGCTTTTCGCTGCTTTTTGGACGAGAGTACGCGGAACTTTTGCATGCCCTTCGTGAACGGCCGCCCTACAGTAAAGCGGTCGCCTTCCGATACGTCGATCTCGCCATGGACGATGACGTTCTTTCCGCCTGAGGCTTTTGCGATCGGCCGGCTCTGGTCGCTATGCGTGACCCGCCGTATCTCGGCGGCGCTCGTGCGCTCCGGGACCTGTACTGGCCTGCCGTCGACGTATATAGTGACCATGTGGGCTCGCCCTTCCGCTTATCGTGTTCATTTTTCAATAATTTATATTAGTACTACTATAATATTATATTTTCCGGGGCTGCCCTATGAAGAGAAACATGATGATCCCCGCGATCGCGAGCAGTACGGCGACCACGTATAGCGTAGCGGGAAGCGTCAGGGCGGCCACCATCACACCGCCGGCGAACGGCCCGACGGCGAGGCCCAGCGAAAAGAGCGTGTTATAGATGCCGTAGGCCATGCCGCTTGAATTGCCCCCGCCGTACAGGTCGGAAAGGAGAGGGAGCATGGGCGTGAGAGCAAAGCCCATGGTCATACCCAGCAGCGATAACACGGCTGCAGTCAGTGCGAACGACGGCGTGAGCGCGCACCCCGCCACGACGATCGCCGAAGAGGCTAATCCGGCCGTAATTAACAAGCGCCCCCCATGCAGGTCATAGAGCCGGCCGACGAGGGGCTGTGCGACGATGCTCAGGAGCGACATGGCGCCGAAGGCCAGGCCCACCATGGTCGGGGTGGCGGAGAACACGTCGTACATGTATACGGGCATGAAGGGCTCCAGGATGCCGTACGTGACAGCCCCGATCACGACGGCCAGCGATATGGCGAGGAAGGTCCGGGGCGATCTAAGGTACGGCGCAAGGCGCTCCCGGAACGGCACAGAGGGCGCATGGCCCGATGGCTCGCTGACCGCGAGGAACGCAAGCCCAACGATACATGCCATGACTGACGGTATGATGAACGTGAGCGCGTAGCCAAGGTTATCGTACAATATGCCGCCCATGGTCGGCCCGATCAGCGTGCCGACAGACATCGCCGACATGGCCATCCCCAGGCGTTTGCCCCGCTCCTCAGGGCCGAAAGTGTCCGCCAGCATCGACAGCCCGGCCGACCACGTGGCGGCCCCGGACATGCCCTGGAGCAGCCTTGCCAGAATAAGGACCGCCACGTCGGACGAAAGCGCGAACGCCACGTTCGTGGCGGCCAGGGTGAGCATGCCCAGCATCATGAACGACCTTCTGCCCAGTTGGTCAGAAAGAATACCGAAGGGAATGCTGAATAAAAGCAGCGAGACCGAGAACGCGCCGTATATGGCGCCGATGGTCACCGTGTCGGCCCCGAGCTTCATGGCGTACGAGGGCAGCACCGGTATGACCAGCGTGTAGACCATCATGTCCATGAAGATGGCCGCGGAGACGAGCGCAAATACGAGGTTCTTCCTGCCGGTCATTAGCATTGGGAAATGGCCGGCATGAGATAAATGTTTCCATCCTAGCTTTCGCGCCCGTATTTTGCAATGAACGTGCCGTCGTCCTTTACCTTAAAGTTCATGAAGACGCCGTCCCTGCGGTCGCAGATGACGTACTCGCGGCCCGCATCGTCGTACTTCAGGTATTCGCCCTCGACCAGGATGGCCCTGCCCCCTACGTTCACATCCATACGGTCGCTGTATATGTCCACGGAAACATCGGCGCCCACGGTATCCCTGCCGATGTAGCGCACGCCCCGGTCGGTCACCTCTGTACTGTCGATATGGCCATTAATAGGAGGTAGTATGTAGCTCGCTCTTTTTTGCATAGTTAATGTTGATGTGCGCGTCCTTGTAACGTTATCACGCGCTTTAAACGCTATTTTTTATTTGTTATGTATTCGCCCGTACTCCGATTTTACTATATCGGGCCCAGGCGGAAGAGCAGGTTGAGCAATACGAGGATCCCGAGCAATGAGAGCAAAATTGATGCCACGAGCGCGGTAGAGACGGGGAATTTTTGGCCCGACTCTCTACTCAATTGTCGCTGGAACAGGAAGTACTCGACAATGGCCATGGCCTGCAGGATCATGCCCAGCCCGACGAGCGCCACGCCGAAGTTACGGGGCGCATGGTTCTGTATATTTCCCGTTATCAGGTCTGACTCGACCAGGTACTGGAAGAATTTGAAGATGGTGAAGCCGAAGCTTATCAGCGATAAAGAGGTACGGAACCATGACATCAGCGTGCGGTCGGCGGCCATGCGTGTACGCTCGTAGCCAAGGTCTATGGGCTTCCCGGGATTTGCTGTCTCACCCATATATATCATCTCTATCTCCGTGCCAGCGCATACTAGGGCCTCCCATGGCATCGCTTGTATTTCCGGCCGCTCCCGCATGGGCATGGGTCGTTGCGGCCGACCCTGGCCGCCGTGCCCTCTTCATCCGATAATACCTGCATTACTCCTTCGGCGGGGCGGCCCTGGCGGAGGAGCGAGGCCATTATCTGCATCGGGTGGTTGACGTGCTCGAAGAACATTTTCAGCCCGGGGCAGAGGTAGCTCAGTCCCGGCTCCCCGCTAATGAAGCGATGCTTGGGGCAGTCGCCGTTGCAGGCAAAGCGCACGATGCACTCGCGACACTGGCGGACCAGGTCCGCCTTACGCTGCCCGAACCTGCGCTGGGCCTCCGAGCCCACCAGCCCGGCCAGCGGCTTATCGGCGATATTGCCTAAAAAGTAATCAGGCTCGACGAAGTGGTCGCATGAATATACGTCGCCGTTGTGCTCGAGCGCCACGCCCTCCCCGCAGGTCCGCCGGAAGATGCAGAGCGACGACTGGCCGCTCAGCCAGGCCATCAGCGTGCCGTCGAACTGCTGTACGAACATGCGCCCCACATCGTGGCGTACCCATTCGTCGAAGATATCGATCAAAAATCGGCCGTATTGCTCCGGCAAGACGGAACGTTCTGTGACCTCCCGGCCCTCCTGGAAGCCCCTTTCGCTGACGCGCTCGACCACCGGGATGAACTGGAGATACTCGGCGCCCAGCTCGTCGCGGAAGAAACGGTATACTTCAAGGGGGTGATCGCCATTGGCGGCGTTGACCGTGCATAAGATGTTAAAATCAACCTTATGTTTCTGCATGAGGCGGACGGCGTTCACGACACGGTCGAACGTGGGCCTGCCCGCCCTGTCCACGCGATAGCGGTCGTGCATCTCACGGGGCCCGTCCATGCTCAGGCCGACCAGGAACTTATTTTCGTGCAGGAACTCGCACCACTCGTCGTCGAGCAGGGTGCCGTTGGTCTGTAGCGTGTTCTGGATGATCGTCCCGGGCTTCTGGCATTTTCGCTCGACGTCCATGGAACGCCGGAAAAAGTCCAGGCCCATGAGAGTCGGTTCCCCGCCCTGCCATGCGATCACCACCCCGGGCGTCCGGTGCGCCTCGATGGTCTGCCGTATGTAGCGTTCCATAACGTCGTCGGACATGCGGAAACTATCCCCCGGATAGAGCCGGTCCTTCTTCAGGAAAAAGCAATATGCGCAGGCGAGATTGCACTTCGCGCCCGTCGGCTTGGCCATGACGTGAAAGGCCCCTGGTGGCTCACATGTCGATGACATGAGCCTCCTACTGCCGCGCCATCACGATGCGCATCTCGGCCTCCGCGTCCTTGATCAGCTCGCCGCTGACGTCCACGTCGACCTTATGGATCCTGCCGGTGAACTCGAACGGCGACCGGTAGTCCATCGTTACCGGGGCGCCCGGATCGGCGCCCACGACAATGCCCCCACCCAGGGTCATCCGGATCGGGATGGTGACGGGAATATCAGCCTGCCCGACCAGCCGACCGTCGATATATAGCTGGCCGCGCCCTGGAGTGCCCTTGCCGCCCGGGAGGTCCGGCTTGCCGGTCACCTCGAACTCGTACCGCAGCTGATGGCGGCCCTCTGGCACCGGCTCCCGGGACTCGACGTGGTACAGCACCTTCGAGACGTAATTGTGGACGTAATGCAGCCGGCCGTCCTTGACGTAAAACGTAAATCCACCCTCATCGCTTCCCTGCGAGAGGAGCACGCCCTCGGCACCACCCGGGGGGACATCCACGTCAGCCGTGATACTATGAGAGCGGTTGAGCACGTTGACCGCCTGCTGATCCGGGATCATCTGCGTGCCGGAATAATATGTGTAGTTCATGCGCGGCGGGGCTATCGCCGGGCGCTCGTCCATGAAGCGAAGCGTCCCACGGCTATCGATCGGCAGAACCTTGTACTTGCCCGCTTCGATGTACCACAGGGAGATCATCTCGATCAGCTTGGGCCGATTTTGTGCCGACAGGTCGTGATTCTCTGCGAAGTCCTCCGCCAGATGGTACAGCTCCCAGCCTCGGGCGTCCAGCTCGATCAGCCTCTCGGACGATAGCGGCGCCCCGAAGAACTGGCCGCTTTCGGTGAACGACGGGCCGGGCCAGGGGCAGACGGCGCGCCAGCCGTCATGATATATCGCGCGATGGCCGAACATCTCGAAGTACTGAGTATGGTGCCTGCCCGGAGCATTCGCATCGTCGAAGGTATTGGCCAGGCTCACGCCTTCCAGCGGCGACTGTGTGACGCCCCTAATGGCCGAAGGCGACGCTATCTCGAGCGCTTCCAGCACGGTGGGCACCATGTCGATGGCATGGCTGTACTGCGTGCGGACCTCGCCGCTGGATTTAATCCCTCCTGGCCAGTGTACAATGAAGGGGTCGCTGACGCCGCCCCGGTAGGTCTCGCGCTTCCAGCGGCGGAAGGGAGTGTTGCCGGCCCAGGCCCAGCCCCACGAGTAGTGATTGCTGTACTCGGGACCTCCCAGCTTCTCCATGGCTTTCATGTTTTCCCCCATAGACTCCGGGATGTTGTTGAAGAACCGGCTCAGGTTCACCGAGCCGCCCGGGCCGCCCTCGGAGCTGGCGCCATTGTCCGAGAGCAGCATGATGAGGGTATTATTGAATTCGCCAATGCTGCGGAGGAAATCGAGGAGTCGGCCGATATGGTGGTCGGTATGTTCCAGGAAGCCGGCGAATACCTCCATCATTCGGGCGTAGAGCCTCTTTTCCTCTGACGTGCACTCGTCCCATGGCTTGACGTCGGGGTCATGACGTGAGATCTCGGCGTTCGCTGGGATAATGCCCAGCTCTTTCTGCCTTGCAAAGACTTTTTCCCGATAGGCATCCCAGCCGTCATCAAACCGGCCCTTATATCTGTCCGCCCATTCCCTGGGCACATGGTGGGGAGAATGCATCGCGCCCGTGGCGAAGTACAGGAAGAACGGCTTGTTTGGCGCTACCTGTTTGGCATCGGCGATGAACGAAATGGCCTTATCGACCAGGTCTACAGTCAGGTGATAGCCTTCCTCAGGGGTCTTCGGTGGCTCTACCGTGTGGTTATCGTATACCAGCTCAGGATAATACTGGTTCGATTCCCCGGACATGAAGCCATAGAAGCGCTCGAAGCCCCGTCCCAGGGGCCAGCGGTCGTACGGTCCCGCAGCGGACGACTGGTCGGAGGGCGTCAGATGCCACTTACCCACCGCGTAGGTACTGTAGCCCTGCTGCAATAGAATCTCTGACAGGAAGCCGTTCTCGAACGGGATGTTGCCGTTGCTGCCCGGGAATCCGGTGGAGCCTTCCGTTATGCAGGCCATGGCATTGGAGTGATGGTTGCGGCCGGTAAGCACGCAGGAGCGAGTGGGCGAGCACAGGGCAGTCGTATGCATGTTATTATATCTCAGGCCATTGGCCGCCAGACTGTCGATGTTCGGCGTCCGGATGGGGCTGCCGTAGCAGCCGAGATGGCCGAACCCGGTGTCGTCCAGTATGATGAATAGTACATTCGGCATTCCCTCCCTGGACCTGACGGGCTCCGGCCATGCCGGGGAAGATTCGTCCACCGTACGGCCGATAATGCCGTTAAACGCCGTTCCAGGCTTATATTCCTTCATTGCCATTTTCCCTTCACCTGCTTATACGGTCCTCTCCAGAGTGACGCAGCACTAAAAAATGATTTTATATAAATATATAAATGCGTAATAGATAATTATCCTTAACTTAACGGATAATCATCTTACTGCGCCCTATAAGGGAACGATGAGGCAGGTCGGTCACTATGGCAAACGACATCCTGACGATGATCAAGGTATGTGCGGCTATCAGCGTGTTCACTTTCGTTTTTTCCCGGGGACTGGGCACGCGCATCGATGACCTCGGCTACTTCAGCACGCGATCCGGGCTGATGGCAAGGTCTTTTCTTTCCGTCGATGTCCTGGTCCCGCTCATCACGATCGCGGTCATCTATCTCGTCAGCCCTTCGAGGGCCACGGCTATCGGCCTGATCCTGCTCGCGGCAGCGCCGGTCGCTCCCCTTGTCTCAAAGAACATAGCGAATGCCGGTGGAAAGCTGGACTACGCCATGAGCCTCCAGGTGTTGCTGGCATCGCTGGCGATAGTCACGACGCCCGCCTTGCTATATCTTTTATCCCGCGTTACGGGGATCACTATGAACATCGATCCGATATCAGTGGCAGAGAGCGTCGGGCTCTCCGTGCTCGTGCCCATCCTTGGCGGGGTGTTTGTCAGACGGCTATTCCCGGCCCTGGCTGAACGCCTTATCCGGCCGCTGGAGATCTGCTCGATCGTCGTCCTGGCCCTGGTGTTCATCATCGTCCTGCTGTTCACGTATCAGCTTGTCTTTGTCCCGAATATCCGGTCCTATATAGCCATGGTACTGGTGGTCGTCGGTGCCCTGGCGGCAGGCCACCTGATGGCGCCGGGGCTGCCGGAAGAACAGACGACTCTGGCGCTGGAGAGCGCGGCGCGGAACAGCGGGCTCGCCCTGCTGATAGCCTCGGAATACGCCTCGCTCGAGAGGGCCCTGCCGGTGATGATACCGTACTTACTATTATCCGCAGCCATATGCTTCATTTACATCCGATACCGGAAAATGGGGCATGGTATTACGCGACCTACCCGGTCTGGTTAGGGATCGTCGGGCATTTTTCAATACGCGGGAACATGCGGCTCCCGCTGGCGGCATATCGCATCATTATCAGGTCGCCATGATAAGGGGCCAACGTATGCCTCCTTTTAATGATGGCCCTTTAATCGCCGGGAACATTCTTCATCTGCTCGCTGGCCTTTTCAACGGTGAAACTCGCGGCCTTCTGGCGCGGCGGGAATTCCTTGAACGTCGCCATGAACTCTCCGACGGCCTTCTGCGCAGGTATGACCAGGTACGCGTGGGAGAATAACCAGTCGTAGTAAGTGTTCGAAGTGGTATCCGCGAACTCAAATGGATCGGTGCGCAGGTTGAAAATCTTCGGCACACGTAGGTGGGTGAATGGATTGGCCCAGACGGCTAGAGTCCCCGGGCACCGCTGTTCCAGGAAGACCATTTTCCAATTGTTATAGCGCATGGCGAGTAGATCGCCGTCGTCCGAGAAGTAGAAGAATACGTCGCGGGGCCACTTCTTTTCTTTACCGGCCAGGTAGGGCAGCAGGTTGTATCCGTCGATGTGTACCTTGAATTTTTTCTTGCCCGCCTTATGCCCTTTCTTCAATTTTTCAATGATATCCGGTTCGCCTGCGGCCGCCAGGAAGGTCGGCAGCCAGTCGTGGTGACTGACGATCTCGTTACAGACGCTCCCGGGCTTGATCTTACCGGGCCAGCGCAATAATAACGGCACTCGAAAGGCGCCTTCCCAGCACGTATTCTTCTCGCTGCGGAATGGGGTCGTGCCAGCGTCCGGCCAGGAGTTGCGATGCGGACCGTTATCGGTGCTGTACATGACGATGGTGTTATCCGCGATGTCGAGGTCGTCCAGCTGCTTAAGCAACTGTCCTACGCACCAGTCATGATAGATCATGGCGTCGTGGTACTCGGACTGCCAGAGCCCCGACTTCCCCAGGTAATCGGGCCGGACGTGGGTGCGGAAGTGCATGTGTGTCGTGTTGAACCAGACGAAGAAGGGCTTGCCGTCTTTATGCTGACGCTTGATGAAGTCCTTCGCCGCCTTGAGGAACTCTTCGTCGACCGTCTCCATGCGCTTTTTCGTGAGAGGGCCCGTGTCCTCGATCTTCTGACCCCCGTCCGGCTTCGCCCAGCAATGCAGGACGCCCCGGGGCCCGAAGTTCTTCCTGAAGTCAGGGAAGAGCGATTCCGGAGGATAGTCCCGTTCTTCGGGCTCTTCCTCCGCGTTCAAATGGTACAGGTTGCCGAAGAACTCGTCTAAGCCGTGCATCGTCGGCAGGAACTTATCCTTATCACCGAAATGGTTCTTCCCGAACTGGCCCGTGGCATATCCCAGCGGCTTTAAAAGTTCCGCTATCGTCGGGTCCTCGGCGCTAAGGCCGATTTCCGCGCCCGGCATTCCTACTTTGCTCAGCCCCGTTCGGTAAACGCTCTGCCCCGTGATAAAAGATGAGCGTCCGGCGGTGCAGCTTTGCTCGCCGTAGCTGTCG encodes:
- the yciH gene encoding stress response translation initiation inhibitor YciH, giving the protein MEVCNKCGLPTDLCICEDLAKENQKIRVYTNTRRFKKITTIIDGIDTKNVNIKELSQKLKTKFACGGTIKDGRIELQGDHREEVKKLLVSYGFSPDLIELKM
- a CDS encoding YkgJ family cysteine cluster protein, which gives rise to MKRTGSCKQCGNCCRDFCIDMHVGGVTDYEFTEYLRWLESHVGVSADIKNFKGRNVELQIRNPCKNLVENKDGTFSCAIHDNKPDICKRYPEEDYGDDVSRDCGFKFIPE
- a CDS encoding DUF5788 family protein, which codes for MSDEKLSKYERENLLLKLDKEFAFAGATIPPELEADGGRIPLRAFVFEMSKKRGRLTPEDIAEVDRVISAVKRKRREIIDRISREEMAKSEAQALYAEARGLDRALDTLYNAPMPKPSIKEEANRAKMEDGRRWLNLMRKVYSGEEKRKRD
- a CDS encoding ThiF family adenylyltransferase, yielding MVTIYVDGRPVQVPERTSAAEIRRVTHSDQSRPIAKASGGKNVIVHGEIDVSEGDRFTVGRPFTKGMQKFRVLSSKKQRKADRSVRLIFSQPLFELMRKAFEASESLSREGYAVARCGSRSDRKNRDYFVRGLHIPAKEDLFEQSSITVTPRAEFIEAVLAEAALKGDLVVEVHTHVGSREPNFSWIDIENGLENGRFLRSCGLRFAMAVVGEAGFSFCDYDGDHDSLVMPESARISVLGRNGMKDAVMHRSASSCEITSAACPGSIRVAVVGLDGIGLEICSMLARQGVRNFLLLDDGVTGMETGKRRAKAAQKMLRKISADIDAFNVSDVARSARSYLKDCDVIFYCGSDEALKAAVADVSLKYLIPCIEARTAIKAENGGPYGLVRVLLPGITGCSSCSGEAATDRDTGASSVPVNEAVASIAVQELMDMLSGADRAFDLVEYDPEAQSVERRRRDRDRACPMCGEGGVLGAGDERRARR
- a CDS encoding MFS transporter, which translates into the protein MTGRKNLVFALVSAAIFMDMMVYTLVIPVLPSYAMKLGADTVTIGAIYGAFSVSLLLFSIPFGILSDQLGRRSFMMLGMLTLAATNVAFALSSDVAVLILARLLQGMSGAATWSAGLSMLADTFGPEERGKRLGMAMSAMSVGTLIGPTMGGILYDNLGYALTFIIPSVMACIVGLAFLAVSEPSGHAPSVPFRERLAPYLRSPRTFLAISLAVVIGAVTYGILEPFMPVYMYDVFSATPTMVGLAFGAMSLLSIVAQPLVGRLYDLHGGRLLITAGLASSAIVVAGCALTPSFALTAAVLSLLGMTMGFALTPMLPLLSDLYGGGNSSGMAYGIYNTLFSLGLAVGPFAGGVMVAALTLPATLYVVAVLLAIAGIIMFLFIGQPRKI
- a CDS encoding YidH family protein, yielding MGETANPGKPIDLGYERTRMAADRTLMSWFRTSLSLISFGFTIFKFFQYLVESDLITGNIQNHAPRNFGVALVGLGMILQAMAIVEYFLFQRQLSRESGQKFPVSTALVASILLSLLGILVLLNLLFRLGPI
- a CDS encoding anaerobic sulfatase maturase, producing the protein MSSTCEPPGAFHVMAKPTGAKCNLACAYCFFLKKDRLYPGDSFRMSDDVMERYIRQTIEAHRTPGVVIAWQGGEPTLMGLDFFRRSMDVERKCQKPGTIIQNTLQTNGTLLDDEWCEFLHENKFLVGLSMDGPREMHDRYRVDRAGRPTFDRVVNAVRLMQKHKVDFNILCTVNAANGDHPLEVYRFFRDELGAEYLQFIPVVERVSERGFQEGREVTERSVLPEQYGRFLIDIFDEWVRHDVGRMFVQQFDGTLMAWLSGQSSLCIFRRTCGEGVALEHNGDVYSCDHFVEPDYFLGNIADKPLAGLVGSEAQRRFGQRKADLVRQCRECIVRFACNGDCPKHRFISGEPGLSYLCPGLKMFFEHVNHPMQIMASLLRQGRPAEGVMQVLSDEEGTAARVGRNDPCPCGSGRKYKRCHGRP
- a CDS encoding arylsulfatase: MAMKEYKPGTAFNGIIGRTVDESSPAWPEPVRSREGMPNVLFIILDDTGFGHLGCYGSPIRTPNIDSLAANGLRYNNMHTTALCSPTRSCVLTGRNHHSNAMACITEGSTGFPGSNGNIPFENGFLSEILLQQGYSTYAVGKWHLTPSDQSSAAGPYDRWPLGRGFERFYGFMSGESNQYYPELVYDNHTVEPPKTPEEGYHLTVDLVDKAISFIADAKQVAPNKPFFLYFATGAMHSPHHVPREWADRYKGRFDDGWDAYREKVFARQKELGIIPANAEISRHDPDVKPWDECTSEEKRLYARMMEVFAGFLEHTDHHIGRLLDFLRSIGEFNNTLIMLLSDNGASSEGGPGGSVNLSRFFNNIPESMGENMKAMEKLGGPEYSNHYSWGWAWAGNTPFRRWKRETYRGGVSDPFIVHWPGGIKSSGEVRTQYSHAIDMVPTVLEALEIASPSAIRGVTQSPLEGVSLANTFDDANAPGRHHTQYFEMFGHRAIYHDGWRAVCPWPGPSFTESGQFFGAPLSSERLIELDARGWELYHLAEDFAENHDLSAQNRPKLIEMISLWYIEAGKYKVLPIDSRGTLRFMDERPAIAPPRMNYTYYSGTQMIPDQQAVNVLNRSHSITADVDVPPGGAEGVLLSQGSDEGGFTFYVKDGRLHYVHNYVSKVLYHVESREPVPEGRHQLRYEFEVTGKPDLPGGKGTPGRGQLYIDGRLVGQADIPVTIPIRMTLGGGIVVGADPGAPVTMDYRSPFEFTGRIHKVDVDVSGELIKDAEAEMRIVMARQ
- a CDS encoding bile acid:sodium symporter family protein, with translation MANDILTMIKVCAAISVFTFVFSRGLGTRIDDLGYFSTRSGLMARSFLSVDVLVPLITIAVIYLVSPSRATAIGLILLAAAPVAPLVSKNIANAGGKLDYAMSLQVLLASLAIVTTPALLYLLSRVTGITMNIDPISVAESVGLSVLVPILGGVFVRRLFPALAERLIRPLEICSIVVLALVFIIVLLFTYQLVFVPNIRSYIAMVLVVVGALAAGHLMAPGLPEEQTTLALESAARNSGLALLIASEYASLERALPVMIPYLLLSAAICFIYIRYRKMGHGITRPTRSG